The Bicyclus anynana chromosome 9, ilBicAnyn1.1, whole genome shotgun sequence DNA window ATGCCTTTACCAAATGGAGATTCAGCGTTAGTCGTCAAGTAGTATGAGCCTCGGGCACTGTAAAAAAAGAACAGTTagttacctacttaaataaaagaaaaaaatattattgtcgtTCAATTGAAGATAATTCAAAGTCAGATAAGAATAaacaattaggtatttttttgctttccattctatataatgttttattcatTATACCTAGGTTATTGTTAAGTAACATTGGTAAATTGTTAAGTTCATAACATAATGAATACGCTTTTTGTCACTAGAACCATTGTTGAACCTtgataagtattaaaataatttatgatattaaaatacttgATAAATTTATCTTTTCTAATTGTATACTTTTTCAGCTAAGACTTTGAGAGTCGGTAACTACTATACTTCCAAGATGCTTTGCCTAACTCCCTACCAACATTCTTTCACAGTTTCAATTTAGACTTTAGTTCGGGGCTTCTGCGGtgtgtaaaacaattttccgaTGCTAAACCGAATTGCGACGATGCCGCGCCGCTTATTCCGTGACCGCACTAAAGCGTGCGCGCGAGACGGCAACGTCGCAATgcgtattttctttattttctactGCAGTGAAAAGTGAATGCTATATTGTTTCAGAGCAAAGCGGCATAGGTACGTCCCTGTCATTACATCACAGAATGTTCGGTTATTCCCTTATTGATGTATTTAGAACACTTCTATCgacttatacaatttaaaatactttttctgATCAGTCTAGTCCACTAGCAATGTCTGTCTATAGCGAGATTTTAGCACACTTATGACGCCATACATCATTGCTattcatgtaggtacctactactagtATCTAAGCTAAAAAATCTTGTTTTTTAGGCgagcttggctgcaatcatgcttgacagtaagcgatgatgcagcctatggtggaacgcgcttgcctagaagatgcctattcactcttgacttgaatatacccatgttgtaagTGGTAGGGAAATCTAATGGATTAGCAACATCGAATTCGTATCAGACTTCTAATAAATGAAGAACTTGTATGTTAAGGAAGATTATCTCTAGCAGATTTGTGATAATTTTAGCCTTATAGTAATGTTAGAAGTTTACAAGAATAATGCTTACTTGGTATCACAGTTAGATCCCATGTAGACCATGCCAACTTCAGGGGATTGGTTTTCTCTAAACTTATGGTAGGAATCTGCTGGCGATGCTGGAAACGCTTCAGGGTTGCGTATGGATTCTGCATAGAAACGCCATGATCTCCAGTGACTGCATAAATCTGTAACATACATTGATATACATTAAATTGGTACATTCATTACTCGTAAGTTGTACCTACAGATATTATGTCCATTTGTCTAGTCTACAGAGCAATTTTTTTTGGCAATCTACTTCAAACTATTAAAGAgaattatataatattcttCAGGTCCGGGAATTAACTCTAGATCGTTCCCTTAAATtctcgagggtttattggtaacattcttagtgggaattgttagacctgacatcTTTTCATTCAATAACCGTATTTTGCTCTTTAAAACCTCTTCTGATGTCAACCCTTATTTCCGGCACGTGCGTTGCGTAAATAGAAATATCATGTTGTAGGAATTGCTCCCCTTTGAAAGTTCTAATTAAGTTAGCGATAGCGTATTAAGTCTATCTTTTAAAATAGACTTGCTGTCCCACTGAGGAAGTTGCTGGTATTCGCGTATGTATGAGTGACATGATTATTTACTTATTCCGTGGAGAACCTTGAAGAACAAGGAGCCGCACTGCCAAAAAAATCCTAATTATTTTACTGCAGTTGCAGTTTAGTTGTTGGTGATAATAGGGCCAGCTCATTTTTGCGCTTCCCAGATCATAAAAGATTGCGCTGCTTTCGCTTCAGAGTTCAGTCTGACTTTCCgatgcggaaatgcagccagtattcttgccaccattccacttgGGTATGATTTTTATATCAGGATAAGGTAGCTAAAGTTTCGTTATGTTAATTGCGCTGCTTTCGCTTCAGAGATCAGTCTGACTTTCCaatgcggaaatgcagccagtattcttgccaccattccatgtaGGTATGATTTGTATATTACGATAAATTAGCTCAAGTATATTTATGTTACTCACTGTCATCGGATAAAGGTATAGGTGCGAATCTTGGACAACCAGGCTGTATGCTCTTCCCACCGTTGGGCCAGAAGTCGGCAGTCCCCGTACGCACGGGCGCCCCGTATCCGCCCGCATCCGTGTGGATGACGTCAACGAACTCCGCGTCTTTGTCAGTCACGTGTTCCATGACCACGCCGTCGGGGTAAAACGCTGGGAAGGCTGGATCGAGGGCGGttaacctgaaaaaaaaatcatcacttTAGCAGCCTCATGGTGAGGTGGGTacgggtagtgaccctgctctcTGTATCCACAGCTGTGGGTACGATTCccataactggaaaatatttctgTGATGAGCGGACccagacaagcttcgctttgatttatgtacactttttccctacccctaccatacccctatcatcaccctacccctaccctacccctatctacACTACCTTGAAAAAAGTCCCATATAAATATTTCACCCTCTCTTTTAAGGCGTTGGGTGCTGATTCAAAAAAATGATGCAcggtttttttaaatcacaaatagtctatataccaatttttagctttctaccttgaaaattgcgaaatgctccatacaaacttcctcCTCCTTCCTCatacaaaaagtagcctaagtcaCTCTccatactttaaaatatttccactaaacactttcacatttataatattagtatggataaatgTATACCTTGATTTAAAATACGGAATTATTTCTATTGCGCGTCTCAAAACTAAAAGTAGGTACTCGTCGATCTAATAGATTACCTAGTAGtttaatagcaaaataatcgCTGTCATAAAAGCGATTCAACGTTTACAGTACCCATTTTCTGTGGTTAGTACAAACCGCGTCTATGTAATTGGATAGTTACCCACAGGTATAtgaaacattataattttatatgtgcGACACAATAAGAGGGCCTTTTTGACATCCATGATTCTCATGACATGAAAAGTGACGGCTACGTTTGAAGAAATGTTTGTCTTTGATAATTTACTGTCAATATTGACGTCGTAAAGCTTTATTTCTCAATCCGTTAGTTTGGTGGATATAATAGATAAAAAACCACCTTCGAATAATACATATAGGACAAACTACATAGCATAAGGGGCGTGAGAACAAGATAACCACCCTGCCCCTAtacccaagtggcacgtcgattctccttctacgatcgctaactcttcgaaaactagataaatgtatggtaatgacatttgctatcgacaggtcaggtgatcaagatctgtcattcccatacatttttctggtTTTAGAAGcgattgcgatcgtagaaagagaatcgacatgccacttggctagaggggctGGCTGGGCTCCTGGGATTGTAGAAATTAACGCCCATCTTTGTAAGAAGAAGTATCATGAACTAACCTTTTAATAGTTTTGTTGTGTTTAGTCTTGAGTTCTCTTGCCAGGTAGCCAGCGACGTGACTGCCTAAGGAGTGACCTATAACTTGAAGTTTATCTATCGATAGACCTGCATCTATGAGCTTACTCAGTTGTTCGGCTGATGCTGCTCCGACCTGCAAATGAGAAAGCCAATGTGTAAATTAATTgttatctactatataaaaataaatcgggttttccttcctgacgttATAAcaccagaacgcacgaaccgatttccacggttttgcaatcgttggaaaggtctcgggctccgtgagatttatagcaaagaaaatttaggaaaattttcaacagaaatctactatataaaaatatgtcgggttttccttcctgacgctataactccagaatgcacgaaccgatttccacgattttgcattcgttggaaatgtctcgggctccgtgaggtttatagcaaagaaaattcaggaacaATTTCAACAGACAAGcgggaaaatcttttttcacatacagcgccatctctgaCACATAGCATGTACTACAAACcaatattgtaggggtagggtaggggtagttgaaagtttacatcgagtttcacgcggacgaagtcgcgggcgtccgctagtagtacaTAGTAATCTCTTTGCAACAGTCGACATCTGGGATATTACTATCgtcttgttatatctactgtgctatcGTCATGCTTATTTCTACCGTCAAGTGGAATTCTATTCTACAAACTTAGGCCAGTTCTTGGATGAATCACGCTATATGGTAAGCAAACTAAGTATATTAGCATACTGTACTTGAACGCTTTTtagcgaatgagggcttattcATAGATTTATCACAGATCATGTTTTTGTCCAGTTGACGCAAAGCTTTTGCCAAGATTCAAAGAATACTTTAcgagataaattataaaaacctcaaaacaaaaaagcgaTAACTGGTGTTAGTTACCGTATTtttgagaatactgttttagtGAAACCTCGCCTTAAGTTTTTCCTTGTGAACATCATCAGACTACCCACTTTGCAACGTGTCTTTATAGGCACTTACCTAAGGTACATACCAAGCACTATAGTATTCTGTTCCGAACATTTGCTGATGCTGCATTTATAAAGTCAAGAAGTTCTGTGTATAACTGGCctatatcttttataattatctgtATAACACAGATAtcacattattaattatttaattaatcgcttatttaatttaagacaTTTTCCAAGGCAATTACGCAAACTAGGTATTATCGTATTATACCTTTTTCGTGTTTCTCGCAGCGTTGACCAAGTAGGAGCCATGGGACATATTAGACCAGTCTAATAGTATGATATTAGTATCCGGTCTCGCCTCTAAGTACGCGTTCACCATGACCTGTAAGAAAAATGATTTtcctcaattttcttcattgCCTATGCCTATTATGTGGTTCTAGGAGTAGATGTCAAGGCGTGTAGATATGGTCTTGTAACTTTACGAGTATGTTTTAAACCTCTGAATTGTTGATGATTTTGAGTATTATTTTAATCGTCATAAAGTAATTGACAGGCATGGATTAACTAAACTGTAGTGCTAACGCTGCTATAAGCTCGTGGAGAGAAATAGCCAAATTCCAAACAGTGGCGGTGCAACCGCAGCAAGGACAACTTTCTCCACTATTgtacgacattttgtctatttctctttgtCGCATGTTAGCTCTAGGATACAGGATAGATTCTAAGAAGCTTCCCTGACCATTATTTTACTAtggtgtctgtgtgtgtgtgtaatgtaagtatatgtataatgtcATAACTGTTATAATggacagaataataataaagattttaccTGCACACTTTCCTGTTGGGCAGTTTCTATGAAGCCGTGGATGTAAAGGACGGTGGGGTTGTTGTTGTCAAAGCCTTTGATCTCGAACAGTTGCGAAGCTTGGTGCAGTGGAAGATCCACGTATTCTTcgaaagaatttctaaaatcaacaatttatttattttcattaaataggtaaatgtatacataatctatactaatattataaagctgaagagtttgtttgtttgtttgcttgaacgcgctaatctctggaagtACTGGTGGTTATTGAGATactcagttattttgaaattttatagataatcttatttattttgcaaaaatccaaacaatttttgttttttgcatATTAATTAGTCAATATtgacccgaatgtctcataaaatcaatatatttaaccTAGCCATCACTTCCCCCTGCTTGCAGCTACCCAGCTTCTCAGTAGCTTCTGTTTTACGTTTTACGGTTTTAGTACTAAAATGGCCGCAGAAGAAAGCAGACGAGTCATTAGTTGCTTAACACATGAGTAATACTAATTAAAacacgatgataatgatgacgtgatgcgtattttttttttttggtttcagtAGTAcctcttatattttttttgtttttaagtttattgcctttttaattaaaagtgttaAATTTATGATATTTCTTGTGTAAagtctgaaattaaaatgataaaaaaggaTCACATGCCAATTAAGTCTAAAATGTACTAAGTTTAAAACTTAATACATActatcgttttttttaaattaattaataaaaactgatTGAATGTTCTTGTATGTGTTTCATAACATTCCAGTGATTATATCAAGACAATTTTTAAAcactcaaaaaaaaatcatgactaAAATGAAGTTtgaaagtagttttttttagcCTGTAAGACGTCATGTCCCTTATAGTGTTATAAGTTTTTCATGCCCCTGGTTAAGGGTTGAATTAAACTGACAATGAAATTAATGCGCTGCCATGCGCATCGAAACAGTTTGCTGGAGAATTCACACAAAAATAGCTCTACTATAGAATGTTCCACTTACCCATTATAAAACCGTAGATAGATATCTTCAATACGATTTGTTCTATCTGGAAGAATacctgaaaacaaaaataacaacagTATAGTATGCGCCAAACATCGAGTCCGATCTGACGTTGCAACACGCCGAAACCCGTTGGAATATGTTTcatataatacgagtatctaGCTTTATGAGTATGTGTTTTATAACACAGCACAGCCATACGCTTCGTGTT harbors:
- the LOC112044558 gene encoding inactive pancreatic lipase-related protein 1, with amino-acid sequence MFRAVSVTWKRYWWGTGILPDRTNRIEDIYLRFYNGNSFEEYVDLPLHQASQLFEIKGFDNNNPTVLYIHGFIETAQQESVQVMVNAYLEARPDTNIILLDWSNMSHGSYLVNAARNTKKVGAASAEQLSKLIDAGLSIDKLQVIGHSLGSHVAGYLARELKTKHNKTIKRLTALDPAFPAFYPDGVVMEHVTDKDAEFVDVIHTDAGGYGAPVRTGTADFWPNGGKSIQPGCPRFAPIPLSDDNLCSHWRSWRFYAESIRNPEAFPASPADSYHKFRENQSPEVGMVYMGSNCDTNARGSYYLTTNAESPFGKGMEGLYHKNKNSKNKKS